One window of Flavobacterium ammonificans genomic DNA carries:
- the gldK gene encoding gliding motility lipoprotein GldK, producing the protein MKNFIAFIAIITLFVGCGKSGDKGELVGVKGTKWHPEKPYGMSLVPGGSFIMGKSDQDLAGVEDAPTKTVTVPSFYMDETEITNNEYRQFVEWVKDSTMRMRLAILADLNGQKAGANGKGKNSGSISDYAFNDADPTKMNAYDKYMYDNYYSLGTGDNEYAGRKINKKAKLIKDTKKYPDEYYSEVMDSMYLPLEASFNGVRTIDVDKLKFRYSWLDIHAAAKSKGGKRQDFIKTEQVKVYPDTTVWIKDFAYSYNEPMHNDYFWHKAYGDYPVVGVKHSQAVAFCEWRTLYKNSYVKSKKKGRDTVNKFRLPSEAEWEYAARGGLQSGSYPWGGPYTKNDRGCFLANFKPSRGDYAADNALYTVEAKSFDPNGYNLYNMSGNVAEWTATAYDSGAYEYVSTMSPNIIDNKNKRKVVRGGSWKDVAYMLQVSTRDYEYADSARSYIGFRTVQDYMGTQKISTKKAKK; encoded by the coding sequence ATGAAGAATTTCATTGCATTTATAGCAATTATAACACTATTTGTTGGTTGTGGAAAGTCGGGTGATAAAGGTGAGTTAGTGGGAGTAAAAGGCACAAAGTGGCATCCTGAAAAACCTTACGGAATGTCACTAGTTCCTGGAGGTTCCTTCATAATGGGTAAGTCTGATCAGGATCTTGCAGGTGTTGAAGATGCACCTACAAAAACAGTTACTGTGCCCTCGTTCTACATGGATGAAACAGAGATTACTAATAATGAATACCGTCAGTTTGTTGAATGGGTTAAAGATTCAACTATGCGCATGCGTCTTGCTATTTTGGCTGATTTGAATGGTCAAAAAGCAGGTGCTAATGGTAAAGGTAAAAATTCTGGTAGTATTAGTGATTACGCATTTAATGATGCTGATCCAACTAAAATGAATGCCTATGATAAATATATGTATGATAATTATTATAGTTTAGGTACTGGAGATAATGAATATGCAGGACGAAAAATAAATAAAAAAGCAAAATTAATTAAAGACACTAAGAAATACCCTGATGAATATTATTCAGAGGTTATGGATTCTATGTATTTACCATTAGAGGCATCATTTAATGGTGTTAGAACAATCGATGTTGATAAATTAAAATTTCGTTATTCTTGGTTGGATATTCATGCTGCTGCAAAATCAAAAGGAGGCAAAAGACAAGACTTCATTAAGACAGAACAAGTAAAAGTATATCCAGACACTACAGTTTGGATTAAAGATTTTGCCTACTCCTACAACGAACCGATGCATAATGACTATTTTTGGCACAAGGCCTATGGTGATTATCCAGTGGTTGGAGTAAAGCACTCTCAAGCAGTTGCCTTTTGTGAGTGGAGAACTTTATATAAAAATTCTTACGTTAAATCAAAAAAGAAAGGTAGAGATACTGTTAATAAATTCAGATTACCTTCTGAGGCAGAATGGGAATATGCTGCAAGAGGAGGTTTGCAATCAGGTTCCTATCCATGGGGTGGACCTTATACCAAAAATGATAGAGGATGCTTCTTAGCTAATTTTAAACCTAGCAGAGGAGATTATGCTGCAGATAATGCATTGTATACAGTCGAAGCAAAGTCATTTGATCCTAATGGTTACAATTTATACAATATGTCTGGGAATGTTGCTGAATGGACCGCTACAGCTTATGATTCTGGAGCTTATGAATATGTTTCTACAATGAGTCCAAATATTATTGATAATAAAAACAAAAGAAAAGTGGTTCGTGGAGGATCTTGGAAAGATGTAGCTTATATGTTACAAGTTTCTACTAGAGACTATGAATATGCTGACTCTGCAAGAAGTTATATAGGTTTTAGAACGGTTCAAGACTACATGGGAACTCAGAAAATTTCAACAAAAAAAGCTAAAAAATAA
- a CDS encoding formimidoylglutamase: protein MEFDFLSPLDNEIVAFRNELSSQQLGSKIVLHTSQDFPEVTKVSIGIIGVLENRGNSFGNQDIDLTAVRHELYQLYPGNWDVSIADFGNIQAGDSIQDTYFALKKVAAQLIKNKVIPIVIGGSQDLTFPLYRAYDDLEQMVNLVAVDSKFDFGKESDAITSSSYLTKIIIEEPNNLFNYCNIGYQTYYNSQEEIDLVEKLFFDGYRLGEVANNIAIAEPVFRDADLVSIDMNSVKSSDSGNFKQFIPNGFNGKEICALSRYAGISDKVSSFGIFNHYDTEHESVLIAQIIWYFIEGYHYRSNEYPFGSRENYLKYLVPIEDEELVFYKSDKTDRWWIEIPFTVNGNNKLKRNTLLPCSHEEYLMACDQELPERWWKAQRKNTI from the coding sequence ATGGAATTTGATTTTCTATCTCCTTTAGACAATGAAATTGTCGCCTTTAGAAACGAATTGTCTTCTCAACAATTGGGGAGCAAAATTGTTTTGCATACTTCCCAAGATTTTCCTGAAGTGACTAAAGTATCAATTGGTATAATTGGAGTGCTAGAAAATAGAGGGAATAGTTTTGGAAATCAAGACATTGATTTGACAGCAGTTCGCCATGAATTGTATCAATTATATCCTGGGAACTGGGATGTTTCTATAGCTGATTTCGGAAATATCCAAGCTGGAGACTCAATACAAGATACTTATTTTGCACTTAAAAAAGTAGCAGCGCAATTAATTAAAAATAAAGTAATTCCAATTGTTATTGGTGGCTCTCAAGATTTGACCTTTCCACTTTACAGGGCCTACGACGATTTAGAGCAAATGGTTAATTTAGTTGCGGTTGATAGCAAATTTGATTTCGGAAAAGAAAGCGATGCAATTACGTCTTCTTCTTATTTGACTAAAATAATTATTGAAGAGCCTAATAACTTATTTAACTATTGCAATATTGGTTACCAAACCTATTATAATTCTCAGGAAGAAATTGATTTGGTGGAGAAATTGTTTTTTGATGGGTATCGATTAGGTGAAGTAGCAAATAATATTGCAATTGCAGAACCTGTTTTTCGTGATGCAGATTTAGTAAGCATCGATATGAATTCTGTAAAGTCATCCGATTCAGGTAATTTCAAACAATTTATCCCAAACGGTTTCAACGGAAAAGAAATATGTGCCTTGTCTAGGTATGCAGGAATTAGTGATAAAGTAAGCTCGTTTGGCATATTTAATCATTATGATACTGAACATGAATCAGTTTTAATTGCACAAATTATTTGGTATTTTATTGAAGGATATCATTATCGTTCTAATGAATACCCTTTCGGTAGTAGAGAAAACTATCTAAAATATTTGGTGCCAATTGAAGACGAGGAATTGGTTTTTTATAAGAGCGATAAAACAGATCGCTGGTGGATTGAAATTCCGTTTACAGTGAATGGTAACAATAAATTAAAACGAAATACGTTATTACCCTGTTCTCATGAAGAATATTTAATGGCATGTGATCAAGAACTGCCAGAACGCTGGTGGAAAGCACAACGAAAAAACACAATTTAA
- the topA gene encoding type I DNA topoisomerase, with amino-acid sequence MAKNLVIVESPAKAKTIEKFLGSDFQVESSYGHIADLPSKEIGVDVENGFKPKYEVSADKKALVSKLKTLSKNAEMVWLASDEDREGEAISWHLSEELKLDKKKTKRIVFHEITKTAILKAIDNPREIDYNLVNAQQARRVLDRLVGYELSPVLWRKVKGGLSAGRVQSVSVRLIVEREREIQNFKPVASYSVTAEFTNEAGKIVKAKLPKNFNTKKEAEDFLQKNSASNYKVGELETKPTKKSPTAPFTTSTLQQEAARKLYLPVGITMQLAQRLYEAGLITYMRTDSVNLSKDAMDAAQAEIIKSYGKEFSKPRTFANKSKGAQEAHEAIRPTDMSRHTVNIDRDQARLYDLIWKRTLASQMSDAELERTNVKIEANNHSEVFTASGEVLLFEGFLKVYLEGNDEDDEEQEGMLPALKVNERLDNNYITATERYSRAAARYTEASLVKKLEELGIGRPSTYAPTISTIINRNYVEKGNLEGQERKYTQLTLQAGKVVEKVLKENTGSDKGKLVPTDIGTIVTDFLVKNFGAILDYNFTAKVEQDFDEIAEGNIEWAKMMQEFYDKFHPNVKDVEANADRESGERILGTDPASGKPVSVRLGKFGPMAQIGDAEDEDKKFASLKIDQNIGNITLEDALNLFLLPKNLGLYKGEEVEVSNGRYGPYVRHGSAFISLPKGEDPLDVSMVRAQELIDEKAQADAPIATYKGLGVQKGVGRFGAFIKWDGLFINVSKKYNFDNLSQADIEELIEDKLQKNIDKVLHNWTEEGILVEKARWGRSVITKGKIKIELSKDVDASKLTLEEVQEMIAKKAPAKKVAAKKAPAKKASASKKPIAKKK; translated from the coding sequence ATGGCAAAGAATTTAGTTATAGTGGAATCACCTGCAAAGGCTAAAACAATCGAAAAATTCCTAGGAAGTGACTTTCAAGTTGAGTCAAGTTATGGTCATATTGCCGACTTGCCTTCCAAAGAAATTGGTGTAGATGTTGAAAATGGTTTCAAACCTAAATACGAAGTTTCTGCCGATAAAAAAGCATTGGTTAGCAAACTAAAAACATTGTCAAAAAATGCTGAAATGGTTTGGTTAGCTTCCGATGAGGACCGTGAGGGAGAAGCGATTTCTTGGCACTTATCCGAAGAATTAAAATTAGACAAAAAGAAAACGAAACGTATCGTTTTTCACGAAATTACAAAGACGGCTATTCTAAAAGCCATTGATAATCCTCGCGAAATTGACTACAATTTAGTAAACGCACAACAAGCGCGTCGTGTTTTAGACCGATTGGTTGGGTATGAATTGTCACCAGTTTTATGGAGAAAAGTAAAAGGAGGTCTTTCAGCTGGTCGTGTACAATCTGTTTCTGTTCGTTTGATTGTAGAACGCGAACGCGAGATACAAAACTTTAAACCAGTTGCCAGTTATTCAGTTACTGCTGAGTTTACTAATGAAGCAGGAAAAATTGTTAAGGCGAAGTTGCCTAAAAATTTCAATACCAAAAAAGAAGCAGAAGATTTTTTACAAAAAAACAGTGCTTCCAACTATAAAGTAGGTGAGTTAGAAACTAAGCCTACAAAAAAATCACCAACTGCGCCATTTACTACTTCTACTTTACAACAAGAAGCCGCTCGTAAATTGTATTTACCTGTTGGAATTACGATGCAGTTAGCGCAACGTTTGTATGAGGCGGGGTTAATTACCTATATGAGAACGGATAGTGTCAACTTGTCCAAAGATGCAATGGACGCAGCACAGGCTGAGATCATTAAGTCTTACGGTAAAGAATTTTCAAAACCACGTACGTTTGCCAATAAGAGTAAAGGCGCTCAAGAAGCCCACGAAGCCATTCGTCCAACAGATATGTCACGTCACACGGTAAATATTGACCGAGATCAAGCGCGTTTGTATGATTTGATTTGGAAACGAACTTTAGCTTCGCAAATGAGTGATGCCGAATTAGAACGCACCAATGTTAAAATTGAAGCCAATAATCATAGTGAAGTCTTTACAGCTTCGGGAGAAGTTTTACTTTTTGAAGGTTTCTTGAAAGTGTATTTGGAAGGAAATGACGAAGATGATGAAGAACAAGAAGGCATGTTGCCAGCACTAAAAGTAAACGAAAGATTAGATAATAATTATATTACAGCTACCGAAAGGTATTCAAGAGCTGCAGCTAGATATACGGAGGCTTCTTTGGTTAAAAAACTAGAAGAATTAGGAATTGGTCGTCCTTCAACCTACGCGCCAACAATTTCTACAATTATCAATAGAAATTATGTTGAAAAAGGAAATTTAGAAGGACAAGAAAGAAAATACACTCAACTAACTTTGCAAGCTGGTAAAGTAGTGGAGAAAGTATTAAAAGAAAATACAGGTTCTGATAAAGGAAAATTAGTTCCAACAGATATTGGAACTATAGTCACCGATTTCTTGGTTAAAAATTTCGGAGCAATTTTAGATTATAATTTCACAGCAAAAGTGGAGCAAGATTTTGACGAAATTGCTGAAGGAAATATTGAATGGGCAAAGATGATGCAGGAGTTTTACGATAAATTTCACCCGAATGTGAAAGACGTAGAAGCGAATGCTGATAGAGAAAGCGGTGAACGAATTTTGGGTACAGATCCAGCTTCAGGAAAACCAGTTTCTGTTCGTTTAGGAAAATTTGGACCTATGGCTCAAATTGGAGATGCTGAAGACGAAGACAAGAAATTTGCGAGTTTAAAAATCGATCAAAATATTGGAAACATTACTTTAGAAGATGCCTTGAATTTATTTTTATTACCTAAAAATTTAGGTTTGTACAAAGGAGAAGAGGTAGAAGTGAGTAATGGTCGTTACGGACCATACGTTCGTCATGGTTCTGCTTTCATTTCGTTGCCAAAAGGCGAAGATCCATTAGATGTTTCAATGGTAAGAGCTCAGGAATTGATTGATGAAAAAGCTCAAGCCGATGCTCCAATTGCTACTTATAAAGGCTTAGGTGTGCAAAAAGGTGTTGGACGTTTTGGCGCTTTTATTAAATGGGATGGTCTTTTTATTAACGTAAGTAAGAAATACAATTTTGACAACTTATCTCAAGCTGATATCGAAGAATTGATTGAAGATAAATTGCAAAAAAATATAGATAAAGTACTTCACAATTGGACCGAAGAAGGGATTTTAGTTGAAAAAGCTCGTTGGGGACGCTCTGTGATTACTAAAGGTAAAATCAAAATTGAATTGAGTAAAGATGTTGATGCAAGTAAATTGACATTGGAAGAAGTTCAGGAAATGATTGCCAAAAAAGCGCCTGCAAAGAAAGTAGCAGCCAAAAAAGCTCCGGCAAAAAAAGCGTCGGCTTCAAAAAAACCGATTGCTAAAAAGAAGTAA
- the miaB gene encoding tRNA (N6-isopentenyl adenosine(37)-C2)-methylthiotransferase MiaB, which produces MEKVIVESKQGESLVLEQKKENTKKLFIESYGCAMNFSDSEIVASILSDNGFNTTQILEEADLVLVNTCSIRDKAEQTIRKRLEKYNAVKRINPKMKVGVLGCMAERLKSQFLEEEKIVDLVVGPDAYKDLPNLLAEVEEGRDAINVILSKEETYGDIAPVRLMSNGITALVSITRGCDNMCTFCVVPFTRGRERSREPQSIMKEIQDLWDNGFKEITLLGQNVDSYLWYGGGLKKDFENASEIQKATAIKFDQLLETVAVTFPKMRIRFSTSNPQDMYEEVLHVIAKYPNICKHIHLPVQSGSNRILKEMNRLHTREEYMTLIDKIRRLIPNCSISQDMIAGFPTETEEDHQDTLSLMEYVKYNFGYMYSYSERPGTLAGRKMEDDVPEETKARRLQEIVDLQQKHAWFRSEEFIGQTVEVLVEKVSKKSDEEFSGRNSQSITVVFPKENYKIGDFVNVKIKSCTSGTLKGEAVGLSEMN; this is translated from the coding sequence ATGGAAAAAGTAATTGTAGAAAGTAAACAAGGTGAAAGCCTCGTTTTAGAACAAAAAAAAGAGAATACTAAAAAACTTTTTATAGAAAGTTATGGTTGTGCTATGAATTTCTCAGATAGTGAAATCGTAGCTTCAATTCTATCTGACAATGGTTTTAATACTACACAAATATTAGAAGAAGCTGACTTGGTATTAGTCAATACCTGTTCCATTCGCGACAAGGCTGAACAAACCATCCGCAAACGTTTAGAAAAATACAATGCTGTAAAACGAATCAATCCCAAAATGAAAGTGGGCGTTTTAGGCTGTATGGCTGAACGCTTGAAAAGTCAATTCTTAGAAGAAGAAAAAATAGTAGATTTAGTAGTTGGTCCTGATGCCTATAAAGATTTACCCAACTTGCTGGCCGAAGTCGAAGAAGGACGTGATGCTATCAATGTGATACTTTCTAAAGAAGAAACTTATGGAGATATTGCTCCAGTTCGTTTAATGAGCAATGGTATAACGGCTTTGGTCTCTATCACTCGTGGGTGTGACAATATGTGTACGTTTTGCGTAGTCCCTTTCACTCGTGGTCGTGAGCGTAGTCGTGAACCACAAAGTATAATGAAAGAAATCCAAGACTTGTGGGATAACGGATTTAAAGAAATTACTCTTTTAGGACAAAATGTAGATAGCTATTTATGGTATGGTGGCGGATTGAAAAAAGATTTTGAAAACGCTAGCGAAATCCAAAAAGCTACAGCTATTAAATTTGATCAATTATTAGAAACGGTAGCAGTTACTTTTCCTAAAATGCGCATCCGCTTTTCGACATCCAACCCGCAAGATATGTACGAAGAAGTGTTACACGTCATTGCCAAATACCCAAACATCTGCAAACACATTCACCTACCTGTGCAATCTGGAAGTAACCGTATTCTAAAGGAAATGAACCGTTTGCATACACGTGAAGAATATATGACATTGATTGACAAAATCAGAAGACTAATTCCAAATTGTTCGATTTCCCAAGATATGATTGCCGGTTTTCCAACTGAAACCGAAGAAGATCATCAAGACACTTTGAGTTTAATGGAATATGTAAAATATAACTTTGGCTATATGTATTCGTATTCGGAACGCCCAGGCACATTGGCTGGACGCAAAATGGAAGATGATGTACCTGAAGAAACAAAAGCCAGACGTTTACAAGAAATTGTGGATTTACAACAAAAGCACGCTTGGTTCCGATCTGAAGAATTCATTGGCCAAACTGTAGAAGTTTTAGTTGAAAAAGTGTCAAAAAAATCAGATGAAGAATTTTCTGGACGTAATTCACAGAGTATTACAGTAGTTTTTCCGAAAGAAAATTATAAAATAGGAGATTTCGTGAATGTAAAAATCAAATCTTGTACCAGCGGAACTTTAAAAGGGGAAGCTGTTGGGTTAAGTGAAATGAATTAA
- a CDS encoding sigma-54 interaction domain-containing protein, with protein METVQTIKQRFEIIGNDPKLNRAIEKAIQVAPTDISVLVIGESGVGKESIPKIIHSLSHRKHGKYIAVNCGAIPEGTIDSELFGHEKGAFTGATNTREGYFEVANGGTIFLDEVGELPLTTQVRLLRVLENGEFIKVGSSQVQKTNVRIVAATNVNLFNAIEKGKFREDLYYRLSTVDIGLPPLRERKDDIHLLFRKFAADFAHKYKMPPLKLDENAIQLLQKFRWSGNIRQLRNVAEQLSVLETSRDINAITLQSYLPSEGSNLPSVVSDKKSDSDFNTEREILYKVLFDMKSDLHDLKKLTLELMKNGTSKVQETNQNLIKKIYGNQESDNEIHFEETPRAAILNAPEEEEEYDEADDNYLFAETIEAEEEILKLEQKEIEMIKRSLEKNKGKRKAAADELGISERTLYRKIKQFDL; from the coding sequence ATGGAAACAGTTCAAACAATAAAACAACGATTTGAAATTATTGGGAATGACCCAAAATTAAATCGCGCCATAGAAAAAGCAATTCAAGTAGCTCCTACCGATATTTCGGTACTGGTGATTGGGGAAAGTGGAGTTGGAAAAGAAAGTATTCCAAAAATAATCCATTCCCTTTCGCATCGGAAACATGGTAAATATATTGCTGTAAACTGCGGTGCTATTCCTGAAGGAACAATTGATAGCGAACTTTTTGGACACGAAAAAGGAGCCTTTACAGGAGCTACAAATACTCGCGAAGGCTATTTTGAAGTAGCCAATGGCGGTACCATTTTTTTAGATGAAGTAGGAGAATTACCATTAACAACTCAAGTTCGTTTGCTTCGCGTTTTGGAAAATGGTGAGTTTATCAAAGTGGGGTCGTCACAAGTACAAAAAACTAACGTTCGAATTGTAGCAGCTACTAATGTGAACTTATTCAATGCTATCGAAAAAGGAAAATTCAGAGAAGATTTATATTACCGTTTAAGCACAGTTGACATTGGATTACCACCATTACGCGAACGAAAAGATGACATACACCTATTGTTTAGAAAATTTGCAGCTGACTTTGCTCACAAATACAAAATGCCACCATTAAAACTGGATGAGAATGCCATTCAATTATTACAAAAATTTCGCTGGAGTGGAAATATTCGTCAATTACGAAATGTAGCCGAACAACTTTCTGTTTTGGAAACTAGTCGCGACATTAATGCAATTACGCTACAATCCTATTTGCCTTCAGAAGGCAGTAATTTACCCTCAGTAGTAAGTGATAAAAAAAGTGATAGCGATTTTAATACCGAAAGAGAGATTTTATACAAAGTGCTTTTCGATATGAAAAGCGATTTGCATGATTTAAAGAAATTGACATTAGAATTGATGAAAAATGGCACGTCTAAAGTGCAAGAAACGAATCAGAATCTCATCAAGAAAATCTACGGGAATCAAGAAAGCGATAACGAAATTCATTTTGAAGAAACCCCTAGAGCAGCCATATTAAATGCACCAGAAGAAGAGGAAGAATATGACGAGGCCGACGATAATTACCTTTTTGCAGAAACTATTGAAGCTGAGGAAGAAATTTTAAAGCTCGAACAAAAAGAAATTGAAATGATTAAACGTTCTTTGGAAAAAAATAAAGGTAAACGCAAAGCAGCTGCAGATGAGTTAGGAATTTCAGAACGAACATTATACAGAAAAATAAAACAATTTGACCTTTAA
- a CDS encoding LptE family protein, with the protein MKNIHYIYSILIALLFSGCSVYNFTGTGKIDAKTFQVNFFQNNAELIEPGIDRTFTLTLQDLIQNQTNLNLVKNGGDLTYEGEIVDYRISPMTATADQQASQNRLKIRVNVRFINQKTEKDNFEKTFEFFYDYPATAQLNGNTLNKALDEIFERITQDIFNESLAKW; encoded by the coding sequence ATGAAAAACATACATTATATATATAGTATTCTAATTGCACTACTTTTTTCAGGTTGTTCTGTATATAATTTTACAGGAACAGGAAAAATAGATGCTAAAACATTTCAGGTTAATTTTTTTCAAAATAATGCTGAGCTAATTGAACCTGGTATTGACAGAACATTTACATTAACATTACAAGATTTAATTCAGAATCAAACTAATTTAAACTTAGTTAAAAATGGAGGCGACCTAACTTATGAAGGCGAAATAGTAGATTATCGAATTAGTCCGATGACTGCAACTGCAGACCAACAAGCCTCTCAAAACCGATTGAAAATAAGAGTCAATGTTAGATTTATCAATCAAAAAACAGAGAAAGATAATTTTGAAAAAACTTTTGAATTTTTTTATGATTATCCGGCTACTGCACAACTGAATGGAAATACATTGAACAAGGCTTTAGATGAAATTTTCGAAAGAATAACACAAGATATTTTTAATGAGTCGCTGGCTAAATGGTAG
- a CDS encoding tetratricopeptide repeat protein codes for MNVTDYTFLINKPDTINEKQTEALHQVLEDFPYFQSARALRLKGIYNQNSFKYNYDLKVTAAHTTDRTVLFDFITSDTFTAIQKGYYDKKVLELLDINVIDSEVIITNKLNDQQNEAATSDIESNPETTSASTVEEKLEIGKPLDFSTNEKHSFQEWLQLSRIQPIIRENQEETQIASINKTQKLELIDKFIETNPKIPAVKKDFVPSTNFDLNKEDHSMLMTETLAKVYLGQKKYQKAIQAYEILILKYPEKISFFADRISDIKILQQNNNK; via the coding sequence ATGAACGTTACTGATTACACTTTTTTAATTAACAAACCCGATACTATCAATGAAAAGCAAACTGAAGCTTTACATCAAGTATTAGAGGATTTCCCTTATTTTCAAAGTGCTAGAGCCCTACGATTAAAAGGTATTTACAACCAAAATAGTTTTAAATACAATTATGATCTTAAGGTTACCGCGGCTCATACCACAGACCGAACCGTTTTGTTTGATTTTATTACATCCGATACTTTTACGGCAATTCAGAAAGGATATTACGATAAAAAGGTATTGGAACTACTTGATATTAATGTAATTGATAGTGAGGTCATAATTACCAATAAACTCAACGATCAACAAAATGAAGCTGCTACTTCTGATATTGAATCTAACCCAGAAACAACTAGTGCATCAACTGTAGAAGAAAAATTAGAAATTGGAAAACCTTTGGATTTTTCTACCAATGAAAAACACTCTTTCCAAGAATGGCTTCAATTATCAAGAATTCAGCCAATCATTAGAGAAAATCAAGAGGAAACTCAAATCGCATCAATAAACAAAACTCAAAAACTGGAATTAATTGATAAATTTATCGAAACCAATCCGAAAATTCCTGCCGTTAAAAAAGATTTTGTTCCAAGTACAAATTTCGATTTGAACAAAGAAGACCATTCCATGTTAATGACCGAAACTTTAGCTAAAGTCTATTTGGGACAAAAAAAATATCAAAAAGCAATTCAAGCGTATGAAATATTAATTTTGAAATATCCAGAAAAAATTAGTTTCTTTGCAGACCGTATTTCGGACATCAAGATTTTACAACAAAATAACAATAAATAA
- the secG gene encoding preprotein translocase subunit SecG has protein sequence MSTFSIFLVLITIVCFLLVVVIMVQNPKGGGLSSTIGGSQMLGGVQKTTDFLDKSTWTLATILIVLILLSSLSFTGTLSDTDSKIIEKSEAPAAMPATPATK, from the coding sequence ATGAGCACATTTTCAATTTTTTTAGTTTTAATTACAATAGTTTGCTTTCTATTGGTAGTAGTAATCATGGTACAAAACCCTAAAGGAGGCGGTTTATCTTCTACTATTGGAGGATCTCAAATGCTAGGTGGCGTTCAAAAAACCACTGACTTTTTAGACAAGAGTACTTGGACATTAGCTACAATTTTAATTGTGCTAATTTTACTATCTAGTTTAAGTTTTACAGGTACATTAAGCGATACTGATTCTAAAATCATTGAAAAATCAGAAGCACCTGCTGCAATGCCAGCAACACCTGCTACAAAATAA
- a CDS encoding co-chaperone GroES: MGLNIKPLSDRVLIEPVAAETKTASGIFIPDTAKEKPQKGTVVAVGNGTKDHTMTVKVGDTVLYGKYAGTELKLEGKDYLIMREDDILAII; encoded by the coding sequence ATGGGATTAAACATTAAACCACTTTCAGACCGCGTTCTTATAGAACCAGTTGCTGCAGAAACAAAAACTGCATCAGGAATATTTATTCCAGATACTGCAAAAGAAAAACCTCAAAAAGGAACTGTTGTTGCCGTAGGTAACGGAACAAAAGACCACACAATGACCGTAAAAGTTGGAGATACCGTTCTTTACGGAAAATATGCTGGTACCGAATTAAAATTAGAGGGAAAAGATTATTTAATCATGCGCGAAGACGATATACTAGCAATCATTTAA